The window CTGCGCAGGAGGAACGTCTTGCGACGTATGCAGAGCGCATCGCAGCGCTCGAAGCGAAGGGGGGTGAAGGAAAATGAAGAAGTGGGCTTATATGATTCCCATCTACGCCTACCTTGTACGGCGCAAAACGTGGGCAATCTCCGAAGAGGACAAACAGGAGGGGCAGAAGGTCGTACCCGAGGTCTACCGTGACGACGTTGCCGCATACCTCGTCGAGCACGCGTAGGACGTGTGAGGATCAAGAAGAGCCGCTGTAGTGATACGGCGGCTCTTGTATTTGCAGAGAGGAGAGGGTAAAGATTGAATGAAGTCATCGTGTTCCTGCGTGAGCTTATCCCAACACAGGTGCAGATTGAATGGGGGGCGATTGCCTCGGTGGTGGGGGCTGCCGTGTCGTATGCGCTCGGCTGGAACGGTGTTTTGGAAGCGCTCTTGTGCGCCATGGTACTAGATTACCTGTCCGGTTTGCTCGCGGCATACATCAATCCGCACATGATGCTGGACAGCCGTCGAGGGTTTCGCGGCATTGGCAAGAAGATCATGATCCTGCTGCTCGTGTCCCTTGCGCATTTTGCGGATTACGCGACGGGGCAGACCATCGTGCAGACCATCGCCGTATGGTTCTTCCTCGGCAACGAGGGGCTGAGCATTTTGGAAAATGCCGCCAATGCGGGCGTGCCAGTGCCAGAGAAGCTGAAAAAGACACTCGAACAGCTCAAGAGCGAGAAGGGAGGACGCGAGAAATGACGCGCGAGGAGTGGCAGGAGCTTTGGACAAGCTATTATGCGTTTCTCGCCATCGCCACGAGAGTAGGATTTTATAGCGACGAACTCAAGCGGATGGAGTCGTCCCTTTGGGCGTGTCGTCCGCTGAAGAAAGGATGATTGAAGTGAAAGTGTTTTTGAACCCGGGGCATGCGCCGGACGGTAATCCCGATCCGGGTGCTTGCGGTTGCGGCCTCAGGGAGTGCGATGTGGCAAAGAGTGTCGCCGATCTCGTGGAGCACTATCTAGTAGGTGCGGGTGTCGAGGTCGTCGGCAATCTGCAGGATGACAGTCTCTATACGATCACAAGCACGGCCAACGAGAGCGAGGCGGATGTTTTTGTGTCGATCCACTGCAATGCCTTTAATGGAAATGCGAACGGCACGGAGAGCTGTGTTTATCCCGGCAGCACGCGCAGCGGTCGGCTCGGCAACTGCATCCAGCGGCAGATCGTGGACAGCCTTGACACTACAGATCGCGGGCTCAAGGATCGCCCCGGACTCTATGTCCTCAAGCACACTGACATGCCCGCCGTGCTCGTCGAGCTTGCCTTTATCGACAATGAGGACGATGCCGCGCTCCTGCGTGACAATCAGGACGACTTCGCCCGCGCCATCGCGCGAGGCGTGACGGACTACGAGCAGATGCTGTGAGGCGACGGGCGAAAAAGGAGGCACGAGAGCCGCCCGAGCAAACGGAGTGGCACGACCTCGTGCGGTTGGACGCCATGCAAGATTTTGCCGCATGGCTGTCCGAGCCGCGGCAGGGTTGGTCAATAGACGCCTGCAGAGGGAGAGCTGCTGCGGGCGCATCGGTATGGGCGGTGCATCGTCGTCGCCTGGGACGAGCGC of the Selenomonas sputigena genome contains:
- a CDS encoding N-acetylmuramoyl-L-alanine amidase family protein; amino-acid sequence: MKVFLNPGHAPDGNPDPGACGCGLRECDVAKSVADLVEHYLVGAGVEVVGNLQDDSLYTITSTANESEADVFVSIHCNAFNGNANGTESCVYPGSTRSGRLGNCIQRQIVDSLDTTDRGLKDRPGLYVLKHTDMPAVLVELAFIDNEDDAALLRDNQDDFARAIARGVTDYEQML
- a CDS encoding holin family protein, with protein sequence MNEVIVFLRELIPTQVQIEWGAIASVVGAAVSYALGWNGVLEALLCAMVLDYLSGLLAAYINPHMMLDSRRGFRGIGKKIMILLLVSLAHFADYATGQTIVQTIAVWFFLGNEGLSILENAANAGVPVPEKLKKTLEQLKSEKGGREK
- a CDS encoding CD1375 family protein, which codes for MKKWAYMIPIYAYLVRRKTWAISEEDKQEGQKVVPEVYRDDVAAYLVEHA